The following coding sequences are from one Arcobacter sp. CECT 8986 window:
- the serA gene encoding phosphoglycerate dehydrogenase codes for MSKHTIVVCDHIHEDGLNILKNTEDVNYVYAADIDKTALLDVIKDADVAITRSSTDVDEKFLNAAVNLKAVVRAGVGYDNVDMEGCSKRGIIAMNVPTANTIAAVELTMAHMLSCMRKFPYAHNQLKQDRIWKREDWYGNELFGKKLGVIGFGNIGHRVALRAKSFEMDVVTYDPYIPSTKATDLGVEYTTNFDDILACDIITIHTPKNSETIDMIGEKEIAKMKDGVILINCARGGLYNEEALVNGLKSGKIAMAGIDVFKKEPATDHPLLDLDNVTVTAHLGANTKESQKKIAVQAAQNAIESARGSSYPNALNLPIDESKIPSFVKPYIELTQKMAFLLAQSDKSAIRSISISAEGKIAEYLESLSTFAAVGALSVSGGEEVNYVNAQFWAEEKGIKFETAELAHNSGYSNKVIIKITTEKGLNTIAGTVFDEDKQRIININNFAFDIEPKGNMILLRNSDVPGVIGEVGKVLGNEGINIADFRLSRGKDAALAVILVDEKIKNNVLEKLVNLEAAISVSYAEI; via the coding sequence ATGAGTAAACATACAATCGTAGTTTGCGACCATATTCATGAGGATGGTTTAAACATCCTTAAAAATACAGAGGATGTAAATTACGTATATGCCGCTGACATAGATAAAACTGCACTTTTAGATGTAATAAAAGATGCTGATGTAGCAATAACAAGAAGTTCTACAGATGTAGATGAAAAATTTTTAAATGCAGCAGTAAATTTAAAAGCTGTAGTTAGAGCAGGTGTTGGATACGATAATGTTGATATGGAAGGTTGTAGCAAAAGAGGAATTATTGCTATGAACGTTCCTACAGCAAATACAATTGCAGCAGTTGAACTTACAATGGCTCATATGTTATCTTGTATGAGAAAATTCCCTTATGCACACAATCAATTAAAACAAGATAGAATCTGGAAAAGAGAAGATTGGTACGGAAATGAATTATTTGGGAAAAAATTAGGTGTTATTGGTTTTGGTAATATTGGACATAGAGTTGCATTAAGAGCAAAATCTTTTGAGATGGATGTTGTAACTTATGACCCATATATTCCTTCAACTAAAGCAACTGATTTAGGTGTTGAATATACTACAAACTTTGATGATATTTTAGCTTGTGATATTATTACAATACATACACCAAAAAATTCAGAAACTATTGATATGATTGGTGAAAAAGAGATTGCAAAAATGAAAGATGGAGTAATCCTAATTAACTGTGCAAGAGGTGGTCTTTATAATGAAGAAGCTCTTGTTAATGGTTTAAAATCTGGAAAAATTGCAATGGCTGGTATTGATGTATTTAAAAAAGAGCCTGCAACTGATCACCCATTATTAGACTTAGATAATGTAACAGTAACTGCACACTTAGGTGCAAATACAAAAGAATCACAAAAGAAAATTGCTGTTCAAGCAGCACAAAATGCTATTGAATCTGCAAGAGGAAGTTCTTATCCAAATGCGCTTAACTTACCAATTGATGAAAGTAAAATTCCTTCATTTGTAAAACCATATATTGAGTTAACACAAAAAATGGCATTTTTACTTGCGCAAAGTGATAAAAGTGCTATTAGATCTATTAGTATTAGTGCAGAAGGTAAAATTGCTGAATATTTAGAATCTTTATCAACATTTGCTGCAGTTGGAGCACTATCTGTTTCAGGTGGAGAAGAAGTAAACTATGTAAATGCACAGTTCTGGGCAGAAGAAAAAGGTATCAAATTTGAAACTGCTGAACTTGCACACAATAGTGGATATAGCAATAAAGTAATCATTAAAATTACAACTGAAAAAGGTCTAAACACAATTGCTGGTACAGTTTTTGATGAAGACAAACAAAGAATTATAAATATTAATAACTTTGCATTTGATATTGAACCAAAAGGTAATATGATTTTACTTAGAAACTCTGATGTACCAGGTGTAATTGGAGAAGTTGGTAAAGTATTAGGAAATGAAGGTATCAATATTGCTGACTTTAGACTATCTAGAGGTAAAGATGCAGCATTAGCAGTTATTCTTGTAGACGAAAAAATTAAAAATAATGTATTAGAAAAATTAGTTAATTTAGAAGCAGCAATTTCTGTTTCTTATGCTGAAATTTAA
- the pheS gene encoding phenylalanine--tRNA ligase subunit alpha, with protein sequence MKEWIEKIANANSLEELESLRVETLGKKGVLTAEFAKLKTIPNEEKKAFAQNLNEQKIAITEAIDNKKVVLEEEALNKKLEAEKIDVTRFNNEVSSAAVHPVIDTMDRIVTYFQNLNFAVEEGPLVEDDFHNFEALNLPKYHPARDMQDTFYNKDFTVLRTHTSPVQIRTMLKQKPPIRMIAPGTVFRRDFDLTHTPMFHQVEGLVVDDADKVSFANLKHVLVEFLQHMFGDVEVRFRPSFFPFTEPSAEVDISCVFCKGKGCRVCSHTGWLEVLGCGVVDPNVFKAVGYENVSGYAFGLGVERFAMLIHNIGDLRSLFESDLKLLGQFK encoded by the coding sequence GTGAAAGAATGGATAGAAAAAATTGCTAATGCCAATTCACTTGAAGAATTAGAATCTTTAAGAGTTGAAACGCTTGGGAAAAAGGGTGTTTTAACAGCAGAATTTGCAAAACTAAAAACAATCCCAAATGAAGAAAAGAAAGCCTTTGCTCAAAATCTAAATGAGCAAAAAATTGCAATAACAGAAGCTATTGACAATAAAAAAGTTGTACTTGAAGAAGAAGCACTAAATAAAAAATTAGAAGCTGAGAAAATTGATGTAACAAGATTTAACAATGAAGTTTCTTCAGCTGCAGTACATCCAGTGATAGACACTATGGATAGAATTGTAACATATTTTCAAAACCTTAACTTTGCAGTTGAAGAAGGTCCACTTGTAGAAGATGACTTTCATAATTTTGAAGCTTTAAACTTACCAAAATACCATCCTGCAAGAGATATGCAAGATACATTTTACAACAAAGATTTTACTGTATTAAGAACACATACTTCGCCTGTACAAATTAGAACTATGCTTAAACAAAAGCCACCAATTAGAATGATTGCACCAGGAACAGTATTTAGAAGAGACTTTGATTTAACTCACACACCAATGTTTCACCAAGTTGAAGGATTAGTTGTAGATGATGCAGATAAAGTATCTTTTGCAAATTTAAAACATGTGTTAGTTGAATTTTTACAACATATGTTTGGAGATGTTGAAGTTAGATTTAGACCTTCATTCTTCCCATTTACAGAGCCAAGTGCAGAAGTTGATATTTCATGTGTATTCTGTAAAGGTAAAGGTTGTAGAGTATGTTCACATACAGGTTGGTTAGAAGTACTTGGATGTGGAGTTGTTGATCCAAATGTATTCAAAGCTGTTGGATATGAAAATGTTTCAGGTTATGCTTTTGGTTTAGGAGTAGAAAGATTTGCTATGTTAATTCATAACATAGGTGATTTAAGATCTTTATTTGAGAGTGATTTAAAATTATTAGGACAGTTTAAATGA
- the efp gene encoding elongation factor P produces MAISMSELKKGLKIEIDGIPYKITEYQHVKPGKGAAFVRCKIKSFLNGKVIEKTFHAGDKCETPDLQQKTMQYLYDDGEMLQFMDNTTYEQIGLTYDQVGDTEKWIIDGMNVDMMFYNGNAITVEAPAVVELKIVETPPNFKGDSQGGKKPATLESGAVVQVPFHLVEEDVIRVDTKTGDYLEKVK; encoded by the coding sequence ATGGCAATTTCTATGAGTGAATTAAAAAAGGGATTAAAAATCGAAATCGATGGAATCCCTTACAAAATTACAGAATATCAACATGTTAAACCTGGAAAAGGTGCAGCATTTGTTAGATGTAAAATTAAATCATTTTTAAATGGAAAAGTTATTGAAAAAACTTTTCATGCTGGAGATAAATGTGAAACTCCAGATTTACAGCAAAAAACTATGCAATATCTTTATGATGATGGTGAAATGCTACAATTTATGGATAATACAACATATGAGCAAATTGGTTTAACTTATGACCAAGTTGGTGATACAGAAAAATGGATTATTGATGGAATGAATGTTGATATGATGTTTTATAATGGTAATGCTATTACTGTTGAAGCTCCTGCAGTTGTTGAATTAAAAATTGTAGAAACTCCACCTAACTTTAAAGGTGACTCTCAAGGTGGTAAAAAACCTGCAACTTTAGAAAGTGGAGCAGTTGTACAAGTTCCTTTTCACTTAGTTGAAGAAGATGTTATCAGAGTTGATACTAAAACTGGTGACTACTTAGAAAAAGTAAAATAG
- the rimP gene encoding ribosome maturation factor RimP — MSLQESIEMTVNSCGAQLYDIVTTKENDKNIYRIYITSKDGVSLDKCAEISRLISPILDVEEPMQGNYYLEVSSPGIERKLKKIEHFKASVGEKVKVKDMATEVYKGELLSADDENIVIKTELGDETVSYDSILSAATYFEW; from the coding sequence ATGAGTTTACAAGAATCTATTGAAATGACAGTAAATAGTTGTGGTGCACAATTGTATGATATTGTAACTACAAAAGAGAATGATAAGAATATTTATAGAATTTATATTACATCAAAAGATGGAGTATCTTTAGATAAATGTGCTGAAATATCAAGATTAATCTCACCTATTTTAGATGTAGAAGAGCCAATGCAAGGTAACTATTATTTAGAAGTTAGTTCACCAGGTATTGAAAGAAAACTTAAAAAAATTGAACATTTTAAAGCATCAGTTGGAGAAAAAGTAAAAGTTAAAGATATGGCAACTGAAGTTTATAAAGGTGAATTATTAAGTGCAGATGATGAAAATATAGTTATCAAAACTGAATTAGGTGATGAAACTGTATCTTATGATTCTATACTTTCTGCTGCTACATACTTTGAATGGTAA
- a CDS encoding 4-hydroxy-3-methylbut-2-enyl diphosphate reductase, whose amino-acid sequence MQVKLASSYGFCFGVKRAIKIAESYKNSATMGPLIHNQNEIDRLKANFNVGLYNSLEEVKKEDTVIIRTHGIPKDDLKNLKKNKAAKVINATCPFVTTPQQIVKKMSKENYSILIFGDSTHPEVKGVKSYGEDQEDVHVVMSVKDLDKLDFKHDKIATVAQTTKKKEVYLEIVNALILKNKEVRVFNTICDATFENQDAARDLSKEVDIMIVIGGKNSSNTKQLQAICLENCPDSYLIEDSKELENDWFLNKKLCGITAGASTPDWIIQEVVNKIEKVH is encoded by the coding sequence ATGCAAGTAAAATTAGCTTCTAGTTATGGTTTTTGTTTTGGTGTAAAAAGAGCTATTAAAATAGCAGAATCATACAAAAACTCAGCAACAATGGGACCTTTAATTCATAATCAAAATGAAATAGATAGATTAAAAGCCAATTTTAATGTTGGATTATATAACTCATTAGAAGAAGTTAAAAAAGAAGATACCGTTATAATTAGAACTCATGGTATTCCAAAAGATGATTTAAAAAATCTGAAAAAAAATAAAGCTGCAAAAGTTATAAATGCTACTTGTCCTTTTGTTACTACTCCTCAACAAATAGTAAAAAAAATGTCTAAAGAAAACTACTCAATTCTTATTTTTGGAGATAGTACTCATCCTGAAGTAAAAGGTGTTAAATCTTATGGTGAAGACCAAGAAGATGTTCATGTTGTAATGAGTGTAAAAGACCTAGATAAACTAGATTTTAAACACGACAAAATTGCAACTGTTGCACAAACAACAAAGAAAAAAGAAGTATATTTAGAAATAGTAAATGCACTTATTTTAAAGAATAAAGAAGTAAGAGTATTTAATACAATTTGTGATGCTACTTTTGAAAATCAAGATGCAGCAAGAGATCTTTCAAAAGAGGTTGATATCATGATAGTAATTGGTGGAAAAAACTCATCAAATACAAAACAACTACAAGCAATATGCTTAGAAAACTGCCCTGATTCTTACCTAATTGAAGATTCAAAAGAGCTAGAAAATGATTGGTTCTTAAATAAAAAACTATGTGGCATAACAGCTGGTGCATCAACGCCAGATTGGATTATTCAAGAAGTTGTAAATAAAATAGAAAAAGTTCACTAG
- a CDS encoding 30S ribosomal protein S1 encodes MGIDDIEIGEDFDFEQMLNESFENAENNSVVNGVIVEITDDSALVDVGQKIEGKLNISEITVNGELKYKEGDTIPVMLMGNRGERPAISYRKVLQKEKFDAFVAQHKDDLEDVTVEGKVVSVKNKGGFIVEDEDGCEYFMPMAQSYLKVHGAIGKKIKAKVLKVNENQNSIIISRKKLIEEAKAQKDTKIAEILESGEPVNGTIKKITSYGMFVDLGGIDGLVNYNEISYKGPVNPANYYEEGDEVTVSILSYDKAKQHLSLSIKAALPNPWEEIKDQLEVGDTITVTVSNFESYGAFVDLGNDIEGLLHISEITWNKNIKNPKEILTLGEEVNVEVIELDIDKKRLRVSLKNLQEKPFAKFIKEHKVGDIINGKVATLTDFGAFITLGEIDGLLHNEEASWEGNAKCKSIFKKGDDVEVKIIKIDKEKENISLSIKEITDSPAKKFQDEHKIGDIIKGPIKDIKDFGLFIKLEDNLDGLVRTEDFGPLKADEIKIGDEIEAVVVNIDTKKNRVRLSVKRLEIQQEREVLKAVNDDSHMTLGDLLKDQIK; translated from the coding sequence ATGGGTATCGATGATATTGAAATTGGTGAAGACTTTGACTTTGAGCAAATGCTTAATGAGTCTTTTGAGAATGCTGAAAATAACTCTGTAGTAAATGGTGTAATTGTTGAAATTACTGATGATAGTGCGCTTGTTGATGTTGGTCAAAAAATTGAAGGTAAACTTAACATCTCTGAAATCACTGTAAATGGTGAATTAAAGTACAAAGAAGGTGATACTATCCCTGTAATGTTAATGGGAAATAGAGGTGAAAGACCTGCAATTTCTTATAGAAAAGTTTTACAAAAAGAGAAATTTGATGCATTTGTAGCACAACATAAAGATGATTTAGAAGATGTTACAGTAGAAGGTAAAGTAGTTTCTGTTAAAAACAAAGGTGGTTTCATCGTTGAAGATGAAGATGGATGTGAATACTTTATGCCTATGGCACAATCTTACTTAAAAGTACACGGAGCAATTGGTAAAAAAATTAAAGCAAAAGTTTTAAAAGTAAATGAAAACCAAAACTCTATTATAATCTCAAGAAAAAAACTTATAGAAGAAGCTAAAGCACAAAAAGATACTAAAATAGCTGAGATTTTAGAATCTGGTGAACCTGTAAATGGAACAATCAAAAAAATTACTTCTTATGGTATGTTTGTTGATTTAGGTGGAATTGATGGTTTAGTAAACTACAATGAAATCTCTTACAAAGGTCCAGTTAACCCAGCTAATTATTATGAAGAAGGTGATGAAGTTACTGTTTCTATTTTATCTTATGATAAAGCAAAACAACACTTATCATTATCAATTAAAGCTGCTTTACCAAATCCATGGGAAGAGATTAAAGATCAATTAGAAGTTGGAGATACAATTACTGTTACTGTTTCTAACTTTGAATCATATGGTGCATTTGTAGATTTAGGTAATGACATTGAAGGTTTATTACATATTTCTGAAATCACTTGGAATAAAAACATTAAAAATCCAAAAGAGATTTTAACTTTAGGTGAAGAAGTTAATGTTGAAGTAATTGAACTAGACATTGATAAAAAAAGATTAAGAGTATCTTTAAAAAACCTACAAGAAAAACCTTTTGCTAAATTCATAAAAGAGCACAAAGTTGGTGATATCATCAATGGTAAAGTTGCTACTTTAACTGATTTTGGTGCATTTATCACACTTGGTGAAATTGATGGTTTATTACATAATGAAGAAGCTTCTTGGGAAGGTAACGCAAAATGTAAATCAATCTTCAAAAAAGGTGATGATGTAGAAGTTAAAATAATTAAAATTGATAAAGAAAAAGAAAATATTTCTTTAAGTATCAAAGAGATTACTGATTCTCCTGCTAAAAAATTCCAAGATGAACATAAAATTGGTGATATTATTAAAGGACCAATCAAAGATATTAAAGATTTTGGACTATTCATTAAATTAGAAGATAATTTAGATGGTTTAGTTAGAACTGAAGATTTTGGACCATTAAAAGCTGATGAAATTAAAATTGGTGATGAAATTGAAGCAGTTGTAGTAAATATTGATACTAAGAAAAATAGAGTTAGATTATCAGTTAAAAGATTAGAGATTCAACAAGAAAGAGAAGTTTTAAAAGCTGTTAATGATGATTCTCATATGACTTTAGGTGATTTATTAAAAGATCAAATTAAATAA
- the aroA gene encoding 3-phosphoshikimate 1-carboxyvinyltransferase — protein METLNIEKLNKPFNITIDNISSDKSISHRCAMFSLFSNKTSYIKNYLTAEDTLNTLSIVEQLGAKVKRDGSSVEITPTDELLEPDDVLDCGNSGTAIRLFCGLLASINGAFTLSGDKYLRARPMKRVAQPLRDIGANIDGRDNGNKAPLFIRGNKLKAFKYQSPINSAQVKSAMILAALKAEDICKYKEEELTRDHTERMLKGMGADIFTDNEGFINIKPLSSHLEPLNITVPTDPSSAFFFAVAAAINEGSKVTIKNVTLNPTRIEAYKVLEKMGAKVQYIEKENIYEPIGDIIVEHNQLNGVDVSENISWLIDELPALSIAMSLAKGTSKVSNAHELRVKESDRISSVVENLKLCGVNYKEFEDGYEITGGTINKATINSYGDHRIAMSFAIAGTVSNMDIEDTQCIQTSFPNFKDILNTLY, from the coding sequence GTGGAAACATTAAACATAGAAAAACTAAACAAGCCATTTAATATTACAATAGATAATATAAGTAGTGACAAGTCAATATCTCATAGATGTGCAATGTTTTCACTATTTTCAAATAAAACTTCATATATAAAAAATTATTTAACTGCTGAAGATACTTTAAATACACTTAGCATCGTAGAACAACTTGGTGCAAAAGTAAAAAGAGATGGTTCATCAGTTGAAATTACACCAACAGATGAACTATTAGAACCAGATGATGTTTTAGATTGTGGTAATTCAGGAACAGCAATAAGACTTTTTTGTGGTTTACTTGCAAGTATAAATGGAGCTTTTACATTAAGTGGAGATAAGTATTTAAGAGCAAGACCAATGAAAAGAGTAGCTCAGCCACTAAGAGACATCGGTGCAAATATTGATGGAAGAGATAATGGAAATAAAGCTCCTTTATTTATTAGAGGTAATAAACTTAAAGCATTTAAGTACCAATCACCTATAAACTCTGCACAAGTAAAATCTGCTATGATTTTGGCAGCTTTAAAAGCGGAAGATATATGTAAATACAAAGAAGAAGAACTTACAAGAGATCACACAGAAAGAATGTTAAAAGGTATGGGTGCAGATATTTTTACAGATAATGAAGGTTTTATAAATATTAAACCTTTATCTTCTCACTTAGAACCTTTAAATATTACAGTTCCAACTGATCCCTCATCAGCATTTTTCTTTGCTGTTGCTGCTGCAATAAATGAAGGTTCTAAAGTTACAATTAAAAATGTAACTTTAAATCCAACAAGAATTGAAGCATACAAAGTTCTTGAAAAAATGGGTGCAAAAGTTCAATATATAGAAAAAGAGAATATTTATGAACCAATTGGAGATATTATTGTTGAACATAACCAATTAAATGGTGTTGATGTAAGTGAAAATATATCTTGGTTAATTGATGAACTACCTGCTTTGTCAATTGCGATGAGTTTAGCAAAAGGAACTTCAAAAGTTTCAAATGCCCATGAACTTAGAGTAAAAGAGAGTGATAGAATATCTTCTGTTGTTGAAAATTTAAAACTTTGTGGTGTTAATTATAAAGAGTTTGAAGATGGTTACGAAATAACTGGTGGAACAATAAATAAAGCCACTATAAATTCATATGGTGACCATAGAATTGCTATGAGTTTTGCAATTGCTGGAACAGTTTCAAATATGGATATTGAAGATACACAATGTATTCAAACATCATTTCCAAACTTTAAAGATATTCTTAACACACTATATTAA
- the ribD gene encoding bifunctional diaminohydroxyphosphoribosylaminopyrimidine deaminase/5-amino-6-(5-phosphoribosylamino)uracil reductase RibD: MKINDKFFMKLAIDEAWKYQFLTYPNPAVGCVVVKGDSEILSIEAHKEAGQAHAEVNALKTAFLKYHPNDVLKTLNDSFDIHDYLKRKHNDFFNDCTIYVTLEPCNHIGKTPSCAQLLSELKPKRVVVAHEDINKEAKGGLETLEKASVKYDLGCMKKEAYELLYPFIKWNSGSFIFYKMAQTINGTIDGGKISSNHALAYVHALRDRIDLLVIGGNTVRIDKPILDARHVIGRAPNVMIYSKRKIFDKDIPLFKVPKREVTISNDLFKLLDYKFVMIEGGYNLLDKLKEKVDFLVLIVTPKMRAGLNIENSMDIDFEIVHENFIGNDKLIYLKRK, translated from the coding sequence ATGAAAATAAATGATAAATTTTTTATGAAATTAGCTATTGATGAAGCTTGGAAATATCAGTTTTTAACTTACCCTAATCCAGCTGTTGGATGTGTTGTTGTAAAAGGCGATAGTGAAATATTAAGTATCGAAGCACATAAAGAAGCAGGTCAAGCACATGCTGAAGTAAATGCTCTTAAAACAGCTTTTTTGAAATACCATCCTAATGATGTACTTAAGACATTAAATGATAGTTTTGATATACATGATTATTTAAAAAGAAAACATAATGACTTTTTTAATGATTGTACTATTTATGTTACATTAGAACCTTGTAATCATATAGGCAAAACACCATCTTGTGCACAGTTATTAAGTGAGCTTAAACCAAAAAGAGTTGTAGTAGCTCATGAAGATATAAATAAAGAGGCAAAAGGTGGACTAGAAACATTAGAAAAAGCTTCAGTAAAGTATGACCTAGGATGTATGAAAAAAGAAGCTTATGAGCTTTTATATCCTTTTATAAAGTGGAATAGTGGAAGTTTTATATTCTATAAAATGGCACAAACAATAAATGGAACAATTGATGGAGGAAAGATATCATCAAATCATGCACTTGCATATGTTCATGCATTAAGAGATAGAATAGATTTGCTTGTTATTGGTGGAAATACTGTTAGAATAGATAAACCAATTTTAGATGCAAGACACGTAATTGGAAGAGCACCAAATGTTATGATTTATTCAAAAAGAAAGATATTTGATAAAGATATACCTTTATTTAAAGTACCAAAAAGAGAAGTAACTATATCAAATGATTTATTTAAATTATTAGACTATAAATTTGTTATGATTGAAGGTGGGTATAATTTACTGGATAAATTAAAAGAAAAAGTTGATTTCTTGGTATTAATAGTTACACCAAAAATGAGAGCAGGACTAAATATAGAAAATAGTATGGATATAGATTTTGAAATTGTTCATGAAAATTTTATAGGAAATGATAAATTAATATATTTAAAAAGAAAGTAA
- the pheT gene encoding phenylalanine--tRNA ligase subunit beta → MIVTRKWLEEFIDISKISTEDICTTLNAIGLEVDSLEKVRIAPKVVVGKVLEKQKHPDADKLNICQVDIGTQTVQIVCGAKNVDAGQYVPVATVGCKLGEDFKIKKAKLRGVESNGMICSSTELGLAKLNNGILELDDSIGKLEVGKELNEYPLINDDIIEIELTANRGDCLSINGVARELSAFYNIPIIKKEKILDNNELGIGQFLEVECQSSVNSSLIFKAIDFNEFKLPVLYKIRVGIIDKFEENDISDAISYSTHCHGVILNAYANKDADKLNDLSVIHVKKDKDGFDNVYGKELLSTVCVEHKKLEDASDCTYIVEASYINPEKLSKKVFETKRKTGEIYYRTSRGSEPNIKEGIDSFTTFISKFGAKIYNGSEAFVEDIQPKYLDINIDKINSIIGQEIPKAEIENILTALGFEVKEGLNNVFSIQIPLHRHDIKNMADVTEEIVRIVGIDNIKAKPLAIQEVNRFNQTAIDLIKKNKIRRKAIENGFYETLTYVFSNRENLQKYGFKVVKEELDILNPIVNELNTLRSTMLLNLVEACSNNFKQGVRRASFYEIGKVIDENREESTKIAFIYSGAKEQESFTNAGKPENIDFFDFAKRVLNSIGKFDLVPMENMQNKFIHPYQNAQVIIDGKVAGYICKLHPSVADEFDLPDTFISEIDFDTINDELIKVHSTSKFQASRKDLSIIAPKDMPFSKIKNAIKSINDNNIKQFNLIDIYTDEKLENNESLTIRFVLQNDDKTLEEDDITATMNKILEKLDSELNIGLR, encoded by the coding sequence ATGATAGTTACAAGAAAATGGTTAGAAGAATTTATTGATATTTCAAAGATTTCAACTGAAGATATTTGCACAACTTTAAATGCAATTGGATTAGAAGTTGATAGTTTAGAAAAAGTTAGAATTGCTCCTAAAGTAGTAGTTGGAAAAGTATTAGAAAAACAAAAACATCCAGATGCAGATAAATTAAATATTTGCCAAGTTGACATAGGAACACAAACTGTACAAATTGTTTGTGGAGCAAAAAATGTTGATGCAGGTCAATATGTACCAGTTGCAACTGTTGGTTGTAAATTAGGTGAGGACTTTAAAATCAAAAAAGCAAAACTAAGAGGTGTTGAATCAAATGGTATGATTTGTTCTTCTACTGAATTAGGACTTGCAAAACTTAATAATGGAATTTTAGAACTTGATGATTCTATTGGAAAATTAGAAGTTGGAAAAGAACTAAATGAATATCCATTAATAAATGATGATATTATTGAAATAGAACTAACTGCAAACAGAGGCGATTGTTTAAGTATCAATGGTGTTGCAAGAGAGTTAAGTGCATTTTATAATATTCCTATTATTAAAAAAGAAAAAATATTAGATAATAACGAACTAGGTATTGGTCAATTTTTAGAAGTTGAGTGTCAAAGTTCTGTAAATAGTTCTTTAATTTTTAAAGCTATTGATTTTAATGAATTTAAACTACCAGTTTTATATAAAATTAGAGTAGGAATAATTGATAAATTTGAAGAAAATGACATAAGTGATGCTATTTCATATTCAACTCATTGTCATGGAGTTATCTTAAATGCATATGCAAATAAAGATGCAGATAAACTAAATGACTTATCAGTAATTCATGTAAAAAAAGATAAAGATGGATTTGATAATGTATATGGAAAAGAGTTATTAAGTACTGTTTGTGTAGAGCATAAAAAATTAGAAGATGCAAGTGATTGTACTTATATTGTTGAAGCTTCTTATATAAATCCAGAAAAACTATCAAAAAAAGTTTTTGAAACAAAAAGAAAAACTGGTGAAATTTATTATAGAACTTCAAGAGGAAGTGAACCAAATATTAAAGAAGGTATTGATTCTTTCACAACATTTATTTCGAAATTCGGAGCAAAAATATATAATGGTTCTGAAGCATTTGTAGAAGATATTCAACCTAAATATTTAGATATAAATATTGATAAAATCAACTCTATTATTGGTCAAGAGATTCCAAAAGCAGAAATTGAAAATATTTTAACAGCTTTAGGATTTGAAGTAAAAGAGGGATTAAACAATGTATTCTCTATTCAAATACCTTTACACAGACACGATATAAAAAATATGGCTGATGTAACAGAAGAGATAGTAAGAATAGTTGGAATTGATAACATTAAAGCAAAACCTCTTGCGATTCAAGAAGTAAATAGATTTAATCAAACTGCTATTGACTTAATCAAAAAAAATAAAATTAGAAGAAAAGCAATAGAAAATGGTTTCTATGAAACATTAACTTATGTATTTTCAAATAGAGAAAATTTACAAAAATATGGTTTTAAAGTAGTAAAAGAAGAGCTTGATATTTTAAATCCAATTGTAAATGAATTAAATACACTAAGAAGTACTATGCTTTTAAATTTAGTTGAAGCTTGTTCAAATAACTTTAAACAAGGAGTAAGAAGAGCATCTTTTTATGAAATTGGTAAAGTTATAGATGAGAATAGAGAAGAATCAACAAAAATAGCATTTATTTATAGTGGAGCAAAAGAACAAGAGAGTTTTACAAATGCAGGTAAACCTGAGAATATTGACTTCTTTGATTTTGCAAAAAGAGTATTAAACTCAATTGGTAAATTTGATTTAGTTCCAATGGAAAATATGCAAAACAAATTTATTCACCCTTATCAAAATGCACAAGTTATTATTGATGGCAAAGTTGCAGGTTATATTTGTAAACTTCATCCAAGTGTAGCTGATGAGTTTGATTTACCAGATACTTTTATTTCAGAAATTGATTTTGATACAATAAATGATGAATTAATCAAAGTTCATTCAACATCAAAATTCCAAGCTTCAAGAAAAGATTTAAGTATTATTGCACCAAAAGATATGCCATTTTCAAAAATTAAAAATGCAATTAAATCAATCAATGATAATAATATTAAACAATTTAATTTAATTGATATCTATACAGATGAAAAACTTGAAAATAATGAGAGTTTAACAATTAGATTTGTTCTTCAAAATGATGATAAAACATTAGAAGAAGATGATATAACTGCAACAATGAATAAAATATTAGAAAAACTTGACTCTGAATTAAATATCGGATTAAGATAA